One Actinomycetes bacterium genomic window, CCCCCAACGGCGGCAACGCCCAGTCCTGGAAGGTGGCGGTCGTCAAGGATCCCCGGGTCCGTGCCGCTATCCGTGACACGTGGGTGAAGGGCTTCCACGAGTACGTCGCCATGGGTGCGGCGGGCCTGCGGCCGTGGTCGCCCGTCACCGACCGAACCGCCGAGGCCGCGGCGATCGCACATGGACAGGCCGCTGCGGCTGCGGGGGAATCGGTGAGTGAGTTCGCCGATCATTTCGATGAGGTGCCAGCCATGTTGGCGGTGGCGGCCGACCTGCGCCTGTTGGCTGCGGTCGACCGCGACCTCGACCGTCACCCGATCGTGGGCGGCGCGTCGGTCTACCCGTTCGTGTGGAGCATCCTGCTGGCCGCCCACGCCGAGGGCCTCGGGGGCGTGATCACCACGATGCCGATCCGCCGCGAACCGGAGCTGGCGGACGTGCTCGGCCTGCCGGAGCACCACGGTCTGGCGTGCGTACTGGCCCTGGGTCACCCGGTCAGGCGCCCGATGAAGCTGAAACGTGACCCGGTTGGCTCGTTCACGACGGTTGACCGCTTCGACGGGTCGGTCTTCGCGGGCTGAGCCCGTTTTGCTCGAGCTGGATCACGCCTGGCGTGATCCAGCGCCAACGGAACAACGGTGGACCGGTCAGTCCTCGTCGCGGGCTCGTTCGGCGTCGGTCCTGTCGCTGTCGCCCTCGTCGGCGTCGTCGGGGATGATCACCGCGGTCGAGTAACACATCTCGTCCTGGGTGCCATCGGCGAAGAAGATGTAGCGAGGCTCGGGGTCGAAGCGGAGGCTGCGGTCCCAGTTGCACTCGACGGTGATCTTGTCAGCGCGCGTGACCGGGATCGGATCGACCGGCTGGTAGTTGAGCTGCCAGGCAAAGTTCCAGACCGGAATGTCGAGCAGCACCAACTCCTCGGGCGTGCCCTTGTTGAGCGTCATCCGGTATCTCGAACCGATCTCGTGCATGTGGCCGAGGAAGTCCACGAGATGGCCGTCGGTGCGCACCCGGAACTCACACGTTGTGTTCGCCGTGTAGCCGTCGGACCTGGCCGCCAGTTCAGCGGGCTTGGTGCCGCAGGCCCCGTGTAGCGCGTTGGCGATACCGGCACCGCCGAGGCGCTCGTCGACCTCCGCGAAGGCTGCGTCGCGGTCGCAATAGGGCCCGTCTGCCGGCGGGGGGCACGGGATCTCCACCGGCGCGACCAGCTGGGTGGTGCGGAACGGGATCAGCTCATCGGGGTTGTCCGCCACCTCGAACTCGAGCTTCGACTGGTCGGGGCGCAGGATGCCCTCGTAGTGGTAGTGGATCTGGGTTACGACCATGTCGCCGGCGCCCATCGGCATGCCGACTCCCTCGCCGAAATCACGAGGCCGTGCTCCCGGAACCCAGCCGGCGATGAGCTCGCGGCCGCCGGTGCCCATTCCGGTCGGGCACGACCAGCCCGGTCCTTCGTCCTCGGCGTCGCGCTCCACGAGGTTGCCGACCCGCTCGGCCGAGACCCGGTAGGAGAGCACGTGGTGCACCACCTCGGGCGATCCAGGGGTGAACATCGACCCCGTGATCATCGTGTCCTCGGTGAATCCGGGGTCCATCAGGAAGCAGCGGTAGTCGTCGGGCTTCGACCCGTCGCCCACGTAGGGCTCGGCCATCGTCATGACGATGTCGGCGTCGGGAACCGTCACCTCTGGTTCGTCCGGGGCGACGAGCTCGGTCTCTGCAGCGACATCGAGTGGTCCACCCGCCCGGGCCCACCGCTGGATCAGGTCGATCTCGTCATCGGACAGGCCGCGGCCGTGGCGGAGTTCCACTCCCTCATCCGAGGGTGGCCATGGCGGCATGTACTCGGTGCGGGTGACGATGGCGAGGCCATCGGCCACCTCGGCGGCTTCGCCGGCGGTGTCGAGTGTGAGCATCTGGGCGCCCACGGCTCCGGTGTTGTGGCAGGTGGCGCAGTTGGCCTCGAGGATCGGCTGGATGTCGGAGGCGAACGAGGGCGCGCCGGAGGCGTCCACGTCCGTCGCGACGCTCTCTAGCGACAGGCCGGTCGGTGGAGCGAACTTGCGGCTGTCGACGGCCACCAGCTGAAGCTCCACCTC contains:
- a CDS encoding nitroreductase family protein encodes the protein MELSTALRSTGAIRDFTDEPVDDAALGRILEQARFAPNGGNAQSWKVAVVKDPRVRAAIRDTWVKGFHEYVAMGAAGLRPWSPVTDRTAEAAAIAHGQAAAAAGESVSEFADHFDEVPAMLAVAADLRLLAAVDRDLDRHPIVGGASVYPFVWSILLAAHAEGLGGVITTMPIRREPELADVLGLPEHHGLACVLALGHPVRRPMKLKRDPVGSFTTVDRFDGSVFAG